The Sedimentisphaera salicampi genome includes a region encoding these proteins:
- a CDS encoding sulfatase has translation MSVTRREFLRISAATAASIAALNESSKAFISFKKFKRPKRVLFLMTDQHRPQAMGINSDPYARTPALDQLASAGIYFNRAYCQCPLCVPSRNAMMQGCPSHTTGVWANSNYSHTDLKSYTQIMRENGMTAALYGKLHIFGRDEIDWDIKNGLWKYSLWRHFEEPDDLENYRISSDPPKDNSPSVYTKEAHFEYQVKERTIQFMRDNMDKSWFIQCSFLKPHGPYMPPKENWDEFEGVNFQLPQYPADDLDDAHPYLSSEGEVPPDDEKNDRMRAYYAGLKFSDDMFKEVLDEVDRLGIREDTLIVYVSDHGEMLGCHHKWGKMNFFEESVRVPIIMSMPGLIPQGKRSEELVELIDLFPTFMDMLKFDTPENVQGKSLLPYLIGESNSHRSFVRSEMQYWGWGKAVMHFDGRFKVIYEPELDSVDMYDLQNDPLEITNISDNPAYQDMIQQVVDSIKKWSKIDTRDTLWGAK, from the coding sequence ATGAGTGTTACAAGAAGAGAATTTTTGAGAATTTCTGCCGCCACGGCAGCTTCGATAGCTGCCTTGAACGAAAGCTCGAAGGCATTTATAAGCTTTAAAAAATTTAAGAGGCCTAAACGCGTATTGTTTTTAATGACAGACCAGCACAGGCCGCAGGCAATGGGAATCAATAGCGACCCCTACGCCAGAACTCCCGCTTTAGATCAACTTGCCTCTGCTGGAATATATTTTAACAGGGCATACTGTCAGTGTCCGCTTTGTGTGCCGAGCAGAAATGCAATGATGCAGGGATGCCCGTCTCATACTACAGGGGTATGGGCAAACTCTAACTATTCTCATACAGATCTGAAAAGCTATACTCAAATTATGAGAGAGAATGGTATGACAGCAGCTCTATACGGCAAACTCCATATCTTTGGCCGAGACGAGATAGATTGGGATATAAAAAATGGATTGTGGAAATATTCACTATGGAGGCACTTCGAAGAACCGGATGATCTGGAAAATTACAGGATCTCCTCGGATCCCCCTAAAGATAACAGCCCGTCTGTATATACCAAAGAGGCGCATTTCGAATATCAGGTGAAGGAAAGGACAATTCAGTTTATGCGGGATAATATGGATAAAAGCTGGTTTATACAATGCTCCTTTCTGAAACCTCACGGCCCGTATATGCCGCCTAAAGAAAACTGGGATGAGTTTGAAGGTGTGAATTTTCAGCTTCCTCAATATCCTGCTGACGACCTTGATGATGCTCATCCGTATCTTTCATCAGAAGGCGAAGTTCCGCCGGATGATGAAAAAAATGACAGAATGAGGGCATATTACGCAGGATTGAAGTTTTCTGATGATATGTTCAAAGAAGTCCTTGATGAGGTTGACCGTCTCGGAATCAGGGAGGATACTCTTATTGTGTATGTCTCAGACCACGGCGAAATGCTTGGATGCCATCACAAGTGGGGTAAGATGAATTTTTTCGAGGAATCTGTCAGAGTTCCAATTATTATGAGTATGCCTGGTTTAATTCCGCAGGGCAAAAGAAGCGAAGAGCTTGTTGAGCTGATAGATTTATTCCCAACTTTTATGGATATGCTCAAATTTGACACCCCTGAAAATGTTCAGGGCAAGTCTTTGCTGCCCTATCTTATAGGAGAATCAAATAGCCACCGTTCTTTTGTCAGAAGTGAAATGCAGTATTGGGGATGGGGCAAAGCCGTTATGCATTTTGACGGAAGGTTCAAGGTTATCTATGAGCCGGAGCTGGATTCTGTTGATATGTATGATTTACAAAATGACCCCTTAGAAATTACCAATATCTCGGATAATCCAGCATATCAGGATATGATCCAGCAGGTCGTTGATTCTATCAAGAAGTGGTCTAAAATAGACACGAGAGATACGCTTTGGGGGGCTAAGTAA
- a CDS encoding LamG domain-containing protein: protein MKIHTVIIVLVFQQFAAAGSWQINKNFTNPEDAAVLSGYEITAVNVGNPGNSPPDAVDVEVQGFSYDNSNAGLSGMDNYGDKYSEGGVYYTGDNQDLFNLLNTYAIGHDYQDMKINFSNLPVGFELKVRIFLAWPWNWCKFSVTGAEGEKNNIKWSDGDNSNSIITAEYSWVPDSPNAEISAVSEKSGKPFYLMGYALISEQHLSASRAPFPRDGGFLSSCEEDSLSWIPGINSAGQILYIGESQESVEQAVNSSEDVQAFNLGPLVKDFDISELLCSGKQYFWRVDTETDKQNIIKGDVWSFSLSEEIEIEQCPAADMFTSSSISLSNDSDIWHNPEGGESSLKIDYQLDSAEFGGFMEYTFDKPVNLGIFQSSVFNFEILCAEESEPAKLKAVFTDSNNESEEILLLNDVSQLPHWRWSPQRIVLSSLSEDIDVSSIVSFAFYLENIANSPANSSGSLWLDDFYLMPSVYIEEKFPQDLNLDRRIDLKDFAKMVFDYDTGGHWVYSSPPPESSGTLEIHYKFDGQGQLVQDSSGNGRDVICQEIVRDYNDSWAKSDENVGCVYLDGTYSISFFDWGGDQAGSITGGASGFTVAFWFKGERDFLEKMCVSNGAYKQDKLERIMFPGNEGNIAFGKACLKAAPQDWSERWHHLAFVFEKSEKTLNIFLDGVLKVAQQKEKIPSGFNLWRGFKLGKDPDLGFYKGKIDELRIYSTALTHQQILSLTSWTGTNSALQPPEGDINGDGVCDYHDLLGLAAIWLESDLTWP, encoded by the coding sequence ATGAAGATACATACTGTTATAATTGTTCTTGTTTTTCAGCAGTTTGCCGCAGCAGGCTCTTGGCAAATAAATAAGAATTTTACGAATCCGGAAGATGCTGCTGTTTTGAGCGGATACGAAATAACAGCAGTAAATGTGGGGAACCCTGGAAACAGTCCGCCTGATGCGGTTGATGTGGAAGTTCAAGGCTTTAGCTACGATAATTCGAATGCAGGTTTGAGCGGTATGGATAATTATGGGGATAAATATTCAGAGGGAGGAGTTTATTATACCGGTGATAATCAGGATTTATTCAACCTTCTTAATACCTACGCAATTGGCCATGATTATCAGGATATGAAGATTAATTTCTCCAATCTCCCTGTTGGTTTTGAGTTGAAAGTGCGTATTTTCCTTGCTTGGCCTTGGAACTGGTGCAAATTCTCGGTAACAGGGGCTGAAGGGGAAAAGAACAATATAAAATGGAGTGATGGGGATAACAGCAATTCAATCATTACCGCTGAATACTCGTGGGTTCCAGACTCTCCGAATGCTGAAATCTCTGCTGTAAGCGAAAAGTCCGGCAAACCGTTTTATCTTATGGGTTATGCCCTTATTAGCGAACAGCATTTATCAGCCTCCAGAGCCCCCTTTCCCCGAGATGGAGGATTTTTGTCTTCCTGTGAGGAAGATTCCCTTTCGTGGATTCCGGGAATCAATTCGGCAGGTCAGATATTATATATTGGAGAATCTCAGGAGAGCGTAGAGCAGGCGGTTAACAGCTCTGAAGATGTTCAAGCATTTAATCTTGGCCCCTTGGTTAAGGATTTTGACATAAGCGAACTTCTTTGTTCAGGGAAACAGTATTTCTGGCGCGTAGATACAGAAACTGATAAACAGAATATTATTAAGGGCGATGTTTGGAGTTTTTCATTGAGTGAAGAGATTGAGATTGAGCAGTGCCCTGCAGCAGATATGTTTACAAGCAGCAGCATCTCTTTGAGCAATGATTCTGATATATGGCATAATCCAGAAGGCGGGGAGTCTTCTTTGAAAATTGATTATCAGCTGGACTCCGCTGAGTTTGGTGGTTTTATGGAATATACATTTGATAAACCGGTCAATCTGGGGATTTTCCAAAGCTCTGTTTTTAATTTTGAAATCCTTTGCGCCGAAGAGAGCGAGCCTGCAAAACTGAAAGCAGTTTTTACTGATTCAAACAATGAAAGCGAAGAGATTTTGCTTTTGAATGATGTTTCTCAGCTCCCGCATTGGCGGTGGAGCCCACAACGCATTGTTTTAAGCAGCCTTTCGGAAGATATAGATGTTTCGAGCATTGTTTCATTTGCTTTTTATTTAGAAAATATTGCAAATTCTCCAGCCAATTCTTCAGGCAGTTTGTGGCTGGATGATTTCTATCTGATGCCCTCTGTGTATATTGAGGAAAAGTTCCCGCAAGACTTGAACTTAGACAGGAGGATTGATCTCAAAGATTTTGCGAAAATGGTGTTTGATTACGATACAGGGGGGCATTGGGTGTATTCTTCGCCTCCGCCGGAATCATCAGGCACTTTAGAAATACACTACAAATTTGATGGGCAGGGGCAATTAGTTCAGGACAGCTCTGGAAATGGCAGGGATGTTATCTGTCAGGAAATAGTAAGAGATTATAATGACAGCTGGGCTAAATCGGATGAAAATGTCGGCTGCGTTTATCTCGACGGAACTTACAGCATATCTTTCTTTGATTGGGGCGGTGATCAAGCCGGCTCTATTACCGGAGGGGCCTCAGGATTCACAGTCGCCTTTTGGTTTAAGGGTGAAAGAGATTTTCTCGAAAAAATGTGTGTTTCAAATGGGGCCTACAAACAGGACAAACTGGAAAGAATTATGTTTCCCGGTAATGAAGGAAATATTGCTTTCGGCAAGGCCTGCTTAAAGGCTGCCCCGCAGGACTGGTCGGAAAGATGGCATCATCTGGCCTTTGTCTTTGAAAAGTCAGAAAAAACATTAAATATTTTCCTTGACGGTGTTTTGAAAGTTGCACAGCAAAAAGAAAAAATCCCTTCTGGCTTTAATCTGTGGCGGGGTTTTAAATTGGGCAAGGATCCTGATCTTGGGTTTTACAAGGGAAAGATTGATGAACTGAGAATCTATTCAACTGCTTTAACTCATCAGCAAATACTCTCTTTGACATCTTGGACAGGAACAAATTCAGCTCTCCAACCGCCTGAAGGAGATATAAATGGAGATGGTGTTTGCGATTATCATGATCTCTTGGGCTTGGCAGCAATTTGGCTCGAAAGTGATTTGACCTGGCCTTAA
- a CDS encoding LamG domain-containing protein, protein MKRVTFFLVAVMAVSCFSGTWEEDRNVDPTDLGVYLDSSGYQIKASNLANEPNEAEIAGVNFDTDYSNISGSNWYSDGLGYYSGADENYDRFLNRASVFKEYGMTISFSDLIPGVEYRFQIVTAWPWGWLKYAIDAPQGESLVFNFGSGDNANALNIGTYEWVADSENAEFFIYSKKNNKPVHAFGYALYSPLNPNQARAPEPADTPLDEEGEVVERVDSYKEIQLSWIAGNDAVSHDVFFGESFEDVDSADTSSPEYVGNFTLGNESLEAAIEPDTTYYWRIDEVNSDSSVSKGIVWTFSSSEVNSYIQDPLAVNWTANSAASMENDPNFIHWDQNEMEYGALAVNYDTSMSPGYALVTRSFAEPLDMTEFTFAYNSMFFLSGSGSDEAPVYVEFEDGSSESAVMEVDFPSYLKWAEARFLNNELTSLGVDVTDIISISIQIGSSENPESGLSGTLYVDDFRVMPPFYAAENFPEDLNQDELLTFADFSWFADNYFAADETVNAVKPSEDPNYLRCWYKFDSASGEQVVDHSGNSADCNNENIIWDTEDSFDESVEGNSSIVFDGSYLLYVWGLTFGELAEPEEATVSMWVKSQQQAPANAGVFRLYVNSTGDNVLRASVPNFGGSLVMNTGTNGYLASHSFDPVDAVGQWHHYAFVQDAVEGTMKIYVDGVLTAEKRGADEPTLLADSNIALVGANSWSDYFTGKMDEFRVYSYALTQEEIVYLAKGETGSVVQPYDMPKSCDFDQDGDVDSDDLINLSELWPGELLWPVSK, encoded by the coding sequence ATGAAGAGAGTAACGTTTTTTTTGGTTGCAGTTATGGCAGTTTCCTGTTTTTCTGGGACATGGGAGGAGGATCGCAATGTAGATCCCACTGATCTGGGTGTCTATCTGGATTCAAGCGGCTATCAGATCAAAGCCAGTAATCTGGCAAACGAGCCTAATGAAGCAGAAATAGCCGGTGTTAATTTTGATACTGATTACAGCAACATATCAGGCAGCAATTGGTATTCGGACGGCTTAGGCTATTATTCAGGGGCCGATGAAAATTATGACAGATTTCTGAACCGTGCTTCTGTTTTCAAAGAATACGGTATGACAATCTCATTCAGCGACCTGATACCGGGAGTTGAATACCGTTTTCAGATTGTAACTGCATGGCCATGGGGATGGCTTAAATACGCAATTGATGCCCCCCAGGGTGAAAGTTTGGTATTTAATTTCGGATCTGGAGATAATGCAAATGCTCTAAATATTGGCACTTATGAATGGGTGGCTGATTCGGAAAATGCGGAGTTTTTCATATACAGCAAGAAGAACAATAAACCAGTTCACGCTTTTGGATATGCACTTTATTCGCCGCTGAATCCTAATCAGGCTCGTGCTCCAGAGCCGGCTGATACTCCTCTGGACGAAGAAGGTGAAGTTGTTGAGCGTGTGGATAGTTACAAGGAAATTCAGCTAAGCTGGATCGCTGGAAATGATGCTGTGAGCCATGATGTATTTTTTGGCGAGTCTTTCGAAGATGTTGATTCAGCAGACACATCAAGTCCAGAGTATGTGGGCAATTTTACGTTAGGCAATGAGAGTTTAGAGGCGGCTATTGAGCCCGATACCACTTATTACTGGAGAATTGATGAGGTAAACTCAGACTCTTCAGTTTCAAAGGGTATTGTCTGGACTTTTTCTTCTTCTGAAGTAAACAGCTACATCCAAGATCCGCTGGCGGTCAATTGGACTGCCAATTCAGCGGCTTCAATGGAGAATGACCCAAATTTCATTCACTGGGATCAAAACGAGATGGAATACGGAGCACTTGCAGTAAATTACGACACCTCAATGTCTCCGGGATATGCACTGGTTACAAGGTCTTTTGCAGAGCCGCTTGATATGACAGAGTTTACTTTTGCTTACAATTCAATGTTTTTCCTATCAGGCAGCGGCTCAGACGAGGCTCCTGTATATGTTGAGTTCGAAGACGGTTCATCCGAATCTGCTGTGATGGAAGTGGATTTCCCTTCATACCTGAAATGGGCTGAAGCAAGATTTTTAAATAATGAGCTGACTTCGCTCGGCGTTGATGTAACCGATATTATCAGCATATCTATCCAAATAGGCAGCAGCGAGAATCCCGAGTCTGGTTTGAGCGGTACACTTTATGTGGACGATTTCAGGGTTATGCCGCCGTTCTATGCAGCTGAGAATTTTCCCGAAGATTTGAATCAGGATGAACTTCTTACCTTTGCGGATTTCTCATGGTTTGCGGATAATTATTTTGCCGCAGATGAGACAGTAAATGCGGTAAAACCTTCCGAAGATCCCAACTATTTGAGGTGCTGGTATAAATTTGATTCTGCCAGCGGTGAACAAGTGGTAGATCATTCAGGGAATTCAGCTGACTGTAATAACGAAAATATTATTTGGGACACCGAGGACAGCTTTGATGAATCTGTAGAAGGTAATTCGAGCATAGTATTTGACGGGAGTTATCTGCTTTATGTATGGGGGCTTACATTTGGCGAACTGGCTGAACCAGAAGAAGCAACCGTTTCAATGTGGGTTAAATCTCAGCAGCAGGCTCCAGCAAATGCAGGAGTTTTCAGATTGTACGTAAATAGTACCGGTGATAACGTACTTAGGGCTTCAGTACCTAATTTTGGCGGAAGCTTGGTTATGAATACCGGCACTAACGGATATCTTGCCTCACACAGCTTTGACCCGGTTGATGCGGTTGGCCAGTGGCATCACTATGCCTTTGTTCAGGATGCCGTTGAGGGAACAATGAAGATATATGTTGACGGTGTTCTCACCGCTGAGAAACGCGGTGCCGATGAACCTACACTTCTTGCCGATTCAAATATAGCTCTTGTAGGGGCAAACAGCTGGTCTGATTATTTTACAGGAAAGATGGACGAATTCAGGGTTTATTCCTACGCATTAACTCAGGAAGAAATTGTTTATCTTGCAAAAGGCGAAACTGGCAGCGTTGTCCAGCCGTACGATATGCCTAAATCCTGCGATTTCGATCAGGATGGTGATGTAGATTCCGACGATTTAATCAATCTTTCAGAGCTTTGGCCAGGAGAGCTTCTCTGGCCGGTATCTAAATAA
- a CDS encoding FecR domain-containing protein encodes MAKKINKGSLSRLILSSLEGKASPEQMESMFKLLENSSEARKYYYDYLTVFTKLKNGDALLKYEADNSSDIEQDINLWLELASWEKKAPCLRRGVRDETQEIKKTACKIPAAPRKIEGRGKRIFWLAVAGLLFLVSMIAVENYVRTSGNSGQIRNFQDSAVVKDVINFGPNSENELEKGKKIFPSDGLFKIQSGIIKLSFDKGTQAVIESPANFKLLKEGNIELKRGSFYAKVPERAIGFQVFTPNSKIVDLGTEFGIFVDDDDDSTELHVKKGRTNFYPKNENEEYSSVLEVKEGDACTQVADMWTQWIDLKKNFFTEDFSSDKGVIYRGNKVIEVGKWQRRTLKSLEDGFNVEGKIIKAENFGKDAVSVNTKGLSFVADRSFYSNKATRISQTQEIPAGSNEFSNNLFYSYLDIKAASGRRVMIKINNLVPEKRYKISLIVGLEDKWSGINFYGVNREYMWWFSSDPNNYGVASFEWKAHREDAEIMILASKDKYTKSRLFGYFLEEIEATEGE; translated from the coding sequence ATGGCAAAGAAGATAAACAAAGGTTCGCTAAGCAGATTGATTCTAAGCAGTCTTGAGGGCAAGGCCAGCCCAGAGCAGATGGAATCTATGTTTAAACTGTTGGAAAATAGCTCCGAAGCAAGAAAGTATTATTACGATTATCTCACTGTTTTTACTAAGCTTAAAAATGGGGATGCTCTTCTAAAATATGAGGCTGATAATTCTTCAGATATTGAACAGGATATTAATCTGTGGCTTGAGCTTGCATCATGGGAAAAAAAAGCCCCGTGTTTAAGACGGGGAGTTAGAGATGAAACTCAGGAAATAAAGAAAACAGCTTGCAAAATTCCTGCTGCACCAAGAAAGATTGAAGGCAGGGGAAAACGGATCTTCTGGTTAGCGGTTGCTGGTTTGTTATTTTTAGTCTCCATGATTGCCGTAGAGAACTATGTAAGAACGAGCGGAAATTCAGGGCAAATCAGAAACTTTCAAGATTCTGCTGTTGTAAAAGATGTAATCAATTTTGGCCCTAACTCTGAAAATGAATTAGAAAAAGGTAAAAAGATATTCCCCTCTGACGGCTTATTCAAAATTCAGTCAGGAATTATCAAGCTTTCATTTGATAAAGGCACACAAGCTGTTATAGAGTCTCCTGCGAATTTCAAGCTTTTGAAGGAAGGGAATATTGAACTGAAAAGGGGCAGCTTCTACGCAAAAGTTCCAGAAAGAGCAATAGGGTTTCAGGTTTTTACTCCTAATTCTAAGATTGTAGATTTAGGAACCGAATTTGGAATTTTTGTGGATGACGACGACGATTCTACTGAGCTGCACGTTAAAAAGGGAAGAACCAACTTCTACCCTAAAAATGAAAATGAGGAGTATTCTTCAGTTTTGGAAGTGAAAGAGGGAGATGCCTGTACGCAGGTAGCTGATATGTGGACACAGTGGATTGACCTAAAAAAGAATTTTTTTACTGAAGATTTTTCTTCTGATAAAGGCGTAATTTACAGAGGAAACAAAGTTATTGAAGTTGGAAAATGGCAAAGAAGAACGCTCAAATCTCTTGAAGATGGCTTTAATGTTGAAGGGAAAATTATAAAGGCAGAGAATTTTGGGAAGGATGCAGTTTCAGTTAATACAAAGGGCTTAAGTTTTGTTGCTGACCGCAGTTTTTACTCCAACAAAGCAACAAGAATTTCCCAGACACAAGAGATTCCTGCCGGCAGCAATGAATTTTCTAATAATCTCTTTTATTCATATCTGGATATTAAAGCGGCTTCAGGAAGAAGAGTGATGATAAAAATCAACAATCTTGTTCCAGAAAAACGCTACAAAATATCTCTCATAGTAGGTTTAGAAGACAAGTGGAGCGGGATCAATTTTTATGGTGTCAATAGAGAGTATATGTGGTGGTTTTCCAGTGATCCAAATAATTACGGTGTAGCAAGCTTCGAGTGGAAAGCTCACAGAGAAGATGCAGAGATAATGATTTTAGCATCAAAGGATAAGTACACGAAATCCAGATTGTTCGGCTATTTCTTGGAAGAAATTGAAGCCACTGAAGGCGAATAA
- a CDS encoding sigma-70 family RNA polymerase sigma factor has protein sequence MNSEQFTQKILTESKFIYQYIIFLVPNASDAEDILQETTLIMWRKLDTYDDNSSFVGWGRGIARNCIRNFWRKKRRMNYLGDDLVKLIEEESFSGGNNETQQEKLLQECIQLISKNERKMLFMRYEKGSTLKEIACNLGMSINMTFRKLARIHDTLARCIGRKISEN, from the coding sequence ATGAATTCAGAACAGTTCACCCAAAAAATTCTGACTGAAAGCAAGTTCATCTATCAATATATTATATTTTTAGTTCCCAATGCCTCAGATGCAGAGGACATTCTTCAAGAAACCACTCTCATAATGTGGAGAAAACTCGATACTTATGACGACAATAGCAGTTTTGTAGGATGGGGAAGAGGCATAGCGAGGAATTGCATCAGAAATTTCTGGCGAAAAAAAAGAAGAATGAACTATCTTGGAGATGATCTGGTGAAACTGATAGAGGAAGAGTCTTTTTCTGGAGGCAATAATGAAACCCAGCAGGAGAAACTTCTCCAGGAATGCATCCAGCTTATATCCAAAAACGAGAGAAAGATGCTCTTTATGAGGTATGAAAAAGGTAGTACATTAAAGGAAATAGCCTGCAATCTTGGTATGTCTATTAATATGACATTCCGAAAGCTGGCTAGGATTCACGATACACTAGCAAGATGCATAGGCAGAAAAATCTCTGAAAACTAA
- the ablB gene encoding putative beta-lysine N-acetyltransferase gives MSGEILINNQNNSEYQDRVIDFEGAQVQYGVLSDRVYIMDTGNAAFPDFLINIEEFARGEGLGKIFAKTPLSKSSHFRRQGFRTEGLIPKFYSGKEHGVFMSKFLKPERARSDELDLINEIVSKGAAMKQSLKKLPEGFALQECLREDCENMAEVYRKVFETYPFPIHDPDYLLETMHDNVSYYCVRNENGEIIALSSAEKDLEKNNAEMTDFAALPQSRGMGLAGILLAEMEKCEAAKGIKTAYTIARAVSHGMNFTFARAGYKYGGTLINNTNISGRIESMNLWYKPLG, from the coding sequence ATGAGCGGAGAGATTCTTATCAATAATCAAAACAACAGCGAATATCAGGACAGGGTTATCGATTTCGAAGGCGCTCAGGTGCAGTACGGCGTCTTGAGCGACAGGGTGTATATCATGGACACCGGAAACGCCGCTTTCCCTGATTTCCTGATTAACATAGAGGAATTTGCAAGAGGTGAAGGTCTTGGCAAGATTTTTGCCAAGACGCCTCTTTCCAAAAGCTCACATTTCCGCAGGCAGGGCTTCAGAACGGAAGGCCTTATCCCAAAATTCTACAGCGGGAAAGAACACGGAGTGTTTATGAGCAAATTTCTCAAGCCGGAAAGAGCCCGCAGCGACGAGCTGGACTTGATAAACGAGATCGTGTCCAAAGGTGCGGCCATGAAACAGTCGCTGAAAAAGCTTCCTGAAGGCTTTGCTCTGCAGGAATGCCTCAGGGAAGACTGTGAAAATATGGCCGAGGTTTATCGCAAGGTATTCGAGACCTACCCTTTTCCTATTCACGACCCCGATTACCTGCTGGAAACTATGCACGACAACGTGAGTTATTACTGCGTCCGCAATGAAAATGGCGAGATTATCGCCCTGAGCTCTGCGGAGAAAGACCTCGAAAAGAATAATGCCGAGATGACAGATTTCGCAGCCCTGCCCCAGAGCAGAGGTATGGGGCTTGCCGGCATCCTGCTTGCAGAAATGGAGAAATGCGAAGCTGCTAAAGGCATTAAAACCGCCTACACAATTGCAAGAGCCGTTTCGCACGGTATGAATTTCACCTTCGCCCGCGCCGGCTACAAATACGGCGGAACACTCATCAACAACACAAACATCTCCGGACGAATCGAATCAATGAACCTCTGGTACAAACCCTTAGGCTGA
- the ablA gene encoding lysine 2,3-aminomutase encodes MKLTSNQRQIFDNIDSDAALSKWQDWKWQIKHCVHDLKTFEELLEVKLPEEVHEQFKKTVKKFPMSITPYYLSLINTDDILNDPIFMQGFPSGKELDIDEYDMEDPLHEDNDSPMECITHRYPDRVLFMVSNTCSMYCRHCTRKRRVGDKDSIPNKKELLAGIEYIKNHPQIRDVLLSGGDPFLLSDNMIDWLLTELRAIESVEIIRIGTRTPVVLPQRITPELVEILKKHQPVWVNTHFNHPREITSSSRRALRLMADGGLPLGNQSVLLAGVNDCPRIMRALVHKLAYNRVRPYYLYQCDLSEGLSHFRTPIGKGIEIIESLIGHTSGFCVPTYVIDAPGGGGKIPVMPNYLISWSTNKVVLRNYEGVITTYNEPNSYEPSFCDRKCEKCNLQLSLDDADEYKSLGISKLLGDYDETISLVPENNSRHERRDSYQ; translated from the coding sequence TTGAAACTTACTTCGAATCAAAGACAAATTTTCGACAATATAGACAGCGATGCCGCTCTTTCTAAGTGGCAGGACTGGAAATGGCAGATAAAACACTGCGTACACGACCTTAAAACTTTTGAAGAACTTCTGGAAGTTAAGCTTCCGGAGGAAGTTCACGAGCAGTTTAAGAAAACTGTAAAGAAGTTTCCGATGTCTATCACCCCTTACTATCTCTCTCTGATAAACACCGATGATATTTTGAACGACCCGATATTTATGCAGGGTTTCCCCTCCGGCAAGGAGCTGGATATTGATGAATACGACATGGAAGACCCCCTCCACGAAGACAACGACAGCCCCATGGAGTGCATCACCCACCGCTACCCGGACAGGGTTCTCTTTATGGTGTCCAATACGTGCTCGATGTACTGCAGGCACTGTACCCGCAAGAGGAGAGTGGGCGATAAAGACAGCATACCCAACAAAAAGGAGCTTCTTGCGGGAATCGAATATATAAAGAACCACCCGCAGATACGCGACGTGCTTCTCAGCGGCGGGGATCCGTTCCTGCTCTCCGATAATATGATAGACTGGCTGCTCACCGAGCTGCGCGCTATTGAGAGCGTTGAGATCATCAGGATCGGCACGAGAACTCCAGTAGTTCTCCCCCAGAGGATTACCCCAGAGCTGGTTGAAATACTCAAAAAGCATCAGCCTGTTTGGGTTAATACACACTTCAACCACCCGAGGGAAATCACCTCCTCATCCAGAAGGGCATTGCGCCTTATGGCAGACGGCGGCCTCCCTCTCGGGAATCAGTCTGTTCTGCTTGCAGGCGTGAACGACTGCCCTCGTATTATGCGTGCTCTTGTGCATAAGCTTGCATACAACAGGGTTCGGCCGTATTACCTGTATCAGTGCGACCTTTCCGAAGGGCTGAGCCATTTCCGCACACCAATAGGTAAGGGAATCGAGATTATCGAGAGCCTTATCGGCCATACCAGCGGCTTCTGCGTGCCTACGTACGTTATAGATGCCCCGGGCGGAGGCGGAAAGATTCCTGTTATGCCGAATTATCTCATCTCATGGTCCACCAACAAGGTGGTGCTGAGGAATTATGAAGGCGTTATTACAACATACAACGAGCCGAATTCATACGAGCCGTCATTTTGCGACAGGAAATGCGAGAAGTGTAATCTCCAGCTGTCCCTTGATGATGCCGATGAATATAAGAGCCTCGGCATAAGCAAGCTGCTCGGCGATTACGATGAGACCATCTCACTTGTGCCGGAGAACAACTCGCGACATGAGCGGAGAGATTCTTATCAATAA
- a CDS encoding MarR family winged helix-turn-helix transcriptional regulator codes for MEISETDYEVRILRSVRRIIRAVDIHSRRINSKFNVTVPQMLCLYSLARRPEKTMSELSRDVNLGASTVNGIADRLEAKSLVRRQRSKKDRRKVYLELTDHGKEIIKKAPPLLQETVEKQLRKLPELEQAAIALSMERMVLLMEAEDIDASPNLLPG; via the coding sequence ATGGAAATCAGCGAGACTGATTACGAAGTTAGAATACTTCGCTCTGTTAGAAGAATCATCAGAGCGGTTGATATTCATTCCCGCAGGATCAATTCAAAATTTAATGTTACAGTTCCACAGATGTTGTGTCTTTATTCCCTGGCGAGGAGACCTGAAAAGACGATGTCTGAGCTGTCCAGAGATGTTAATCTCGGCGCAAGTACTGTAAACGGAATAGCCGACAGGCTGGAGGCCAAGAGCTTGGTTCGGCGGCAAAGATCCAAAAAGGACAGAAGGAAGGTTTATCTGGAACTCACAGATCATGGAAAAGAAATAATCAAAAAAGCTCCTCCTCTCCTTCAGGAAACGGTGGAAAAGCAGCTTAGAAAGCTCCCTGAGCTTGAACAGGCAGCAATTGCCCTTTCCATGGAGAGGATGGTACTGCTTATGGAAGCTGAGGATATAGATGCCTCGCCTAATTTGCTTCCGGGATAA